Genomic DNA from Nitratidesulfovibrio vulgaris str. Hildenborough:
CGCGGTCGCCCTCGGCAAGAGTCATCCCGGAACGCATGGCGGTCAACGCTGCGGGTGGGATGTCTTCACGAACCAGCACCCTGTAATATTTGGGAAGATGCCATTTGGGATGGGTCAGGCGATGCGTGAGGTCTCCGTCGTCCGTGAGCAGAAGCAACCCTTCCGAGAAGAAGTCGAGCCGCCCCACAGGATAGAGTCGTACGGTCTTCAGGTCGTCGGGGAGGATGTCGAGGATGGTTGTCCGCCCCTGCGGGTCGCGCACGGTGGAGACGACCTGAACGGGCTTGTTGAGCATCACATAGGTATGGCGATGCCGGTTCAGCGCTTCGCCGCAAGCCAGCAGACGTCCTTCGACCTCGATACGGTCTGTGGCGGGGAAAACACGGCGGCCCATCTCCGTGACCACCTCGCCGTTCACGCGCACTTTCCCGCCCGCGATGAGGGTGTCAGCCTGCCTGCGCGAGCAGACACCAGCCCCGGAGAGGGCCTTGTTAAGCCTCGTCCCGCCATCCTCCACTTCGTCGGGGGAAGTGCCCGCTTGCGGGGCAGGGACGTGGGGCACGGCAGCCCGCTTGCGGGGAGACGTGTGCTGTCGGGTGCTCCGGGAATCACCTTGACGGGGGGAATCATGCTTCACGGACGGATGACCTTGGTTGCGAGTTGCAGGCTCGTTACGACGTCAAGCATGTTCGTCGTCTGGCCCACTGCCTTTTCGGACAGAAGCCCGAAATGGTCAAGGCACGTTCCGCATACGAGAATGTCGACCCCCATCGCTTCAAGCTTGTTCAGATGCGTAACGGCAGGGTGCTCGCGTGTGGCGAGCCTGACGCCGCCATTGACGCAGACGATGCGCCAGAGTTCGTCACCGAGTTCGGGCAGTGTCGCGAGGAAATTGGCCATGAGCTTGCCCCCGAGTACGTCATCTCCGGAACCGAGCGTTTCGGAGGTGATGAAGACGGTCACCTTCTGGGGCATCTCTGCCGTACCAGCGATGGCGGCAATGCCACGGGCATCCATGACTTCGCAATCGCAGGAAGGCGCCACTGCGGAGTCCTTGCGTACAGCTATGATATTCCAGAGGCCTTCCGGATCGGCATGGACGCTGGTATCGTACCCCCGGCTTGTCAGAAAGCGGGCTACGTTTTCGCTGGCGGGCGCGTTGTCGACCGTGACGGTGCAACGGGCGGGGGCTTCAGTGTCGAGAAGGGCCTTGCACCGCAGGACAGGCTGGGGGCAGGGAAGTTTCTGGCAGTTCAGAGTGATTTCTGGCATAGGTACCTCCACGTGCCTGATGACCACCACACAGGCTAAACGTCAAATCGAAAAGCTTCGCCTTTTTTGCCGCCAACCATAGATTGAATCTATACAACCTCAGGTATCTTCATGGGTGAACCTTCGACAACGCAAAGGGCAAGCCTGCCCCTGTTGCGCCGCATCGGCCGTTATTTTCTCCCTCACAAGGTTTCGATCGCCCTTTCCATGGGCTGCATGGCTATCGTTTCTGCCACCACTGCGGGAACCGCCTACCTGATCAAGCCCGCTCTTGACGACATCTTCATCAACAAGGATGAGCAGGCGCTCTTGCTTGTGCCGGCCTTTTTCATCGTGCTCACCGCGCTCAAGGGCTTCGGCAGATATTTCCAGAACTACTTCATGAACTACGCTGGCTTGCGTGTCATTGAAAGCCTGCGGGATCAGCTCTTCACCAAGATCATCCACTTGCCGATGCGATTCTACGAGGATTCGCAGATCGGCTTGCTCATGTCGCGCATCATCAACGACGTATCCATGATCCGCGACAGCCTGCCGTCGACCGTCATGATCGTCCGGCAGATACTGACCATGGTGGGGCTCATCGGCGTGGTCTTCTACCAGAACGCCGAACTGGCCACATGGGCGGTTCTCGTGTTGCCGCTGGCTCTCTATCCGTTCATCTACTTCGGGCGCAAGCTGCGCAAGCTGGGACGACGCAATCAGGAGAAGCTGGCCGACATTTCCGTCATCCTTCAGGAGGTGTTCAGCGGCATCCGGGTTGTGAAGGCTTTCGCCACCGAAAAGGAAGAAGCCCATCGCTTCGATGCCGAGAACCAGAGACTCGTGAAGCTCACCCTCAAGCAGATTTGCGTCTCTGAGCTTTCATCTCCTGTCATGGAACTCATAGGCGCTCTCGGCATCGGTCTCGTCATCCTTTACGGAGGACATGAAGTCATATCCGGCAAGACCACGCCCGGTACGTTCTTCTCGTTCATGGCTGCACTGGTCATGCTCTACGACCCCATCAAATCGCTGAGCATGGCCAACCGCGAGGTGCAACGTGCCCTTGTCGGGGCTGAACGTGTCTTTGAAATCCTCGATGCAGAGGACCTTTGCATCGAAACCTCGGGTGACCTGAAGTTCAACCGCGACTTCAAGGAAGTGTGCATCAAGGATGTGAGCTTCGCCTATGCCGACGGGTCGCCAGCCCTGAGGGACATCAACCTGTGCGTTCGTGCAGGAGAACGGGTGGCCATCGTCGGGCCAAGCGGCGCCGGCAAGACCACACTGGTGAACCTCATCCCCCGTTTCTATGAACCCTCATCGGGATGCATCGAGATTGACGGGGTACCGTTGCAGGACTTCGACCTTGCCGACCTCAGGCGTTCCATATCCGTGGTGTCGCAAGACGCTTTTCTCTTCAACCTGAGCGTCTCGGACAACATCACCTACGGCACGCCGAATGTCGGCGCCGGACGGATAGAGGCCGCAGCACATGCGGCGTTCGCTCACGAGTTCGTACAACAACTCGCCCAAGGGTACGATACCGTCCTCGGTGAACGGGGCGTCAAACTCTCCGGGGGTCAGAAGCAACGGCTCACCATCGCCCGGGCACTTCTCAAGGACGCACCGCTCCTTATCCTTGATGAAGCGACCAGTGCACTCGACTCGCAAGCCGAGCGTATCGTGCAGAAGGCTCTCGACAATCTGATGGAGAACAGGACGAGCATCGTCATCGCGCACCGTCTTTCCACGGTGCTCAATGCCGACCGCATCGTAGTCATGGAAGACGGTCGCGTCGTCGACCAGGGCCCTCATGCCGAGCTTCTCGGCCGGTGCGAGCTTTATACCCGACTGTATTCCATTCAGTTCGGGCAGGAGAAGGCCGACGCAGACCGGATAGACGGAACCTCCGAAGAGAAGCTTGAAGCATGAAGCTGCCCCCATCGCTTATCTGCCCGCCGTTACTGGCTCTTTACAGAGTATGGTGTCGCACCCTCAACTTCGAAGAAGAGGGGAGAGCGGCAGTAGACGTCTTGTGGCAGGAACGAAAGCCGATGGTGTTCGCGCTCTGGCACGACGAACTGTTTCCACTCATGCATGTACGGCGTGAACTTGAAATAGTGACCGTGGTCAGTCAGAGTCGCGACGGCGAGTACCTTGCACGGGTACTGCAGGGGCTCGGTCTGCATACGGCCCGCGGGTCGAGTTCGCGTGGTGGTGTAAAGGCACTGTTACAGGCCGCGCGCATGATGCAGAAGCAGAACCTGTGCGGCTGCGTCACCGTTGACGGGCCGAGAGGCCCCCGGCACCGTGTGAAGGAAGGAGCCATCTTTCTGGCGCATCGTGCAAAAGCGCCGATTGTCCCTATACGTCTCTTCATGAGCAGGACGAAGGTCTTTGCAAAGGCGTGGGATAAGTTCCAGCTTCCTCTTCCGGGAAGCGATGTACGCGTCGTCTTCGGAGCGCCATACCACACTGCAGAGAACGCGCTCGAAAGCCCCCGGCTAGAAGACGAGCGGCAAAGACTTGAAGCCAAGCTTGAGGCTCTCGCATGAACCGGAGCGCATCCTCTTTCGTCCTTTCAGCCCTTTCAGGATTCGCGTCACTCGCCGGCAAGGCAAGCTTCGAAGGGCTTGCCACTTTCGGAGACCGGATGGGCGACCTCATGTGGTACGCCATGCCCGGGCGAAGGCAGTATACGACACAAACCATCATCGAACGGCTCGGGGTGCCCGCCGACAGGGCTGAACAACTCGCCCGCGCCAGCTTCAGACACAATGCCCGCTCTTTTCTCGAAATCCTGCACGTCCATCGCTTCGGGTTCGAGGACAGAGGAGGGCGACTGCATATCGCACAGCCAGATCTCTTCGATGCCCTGTTGCGCAGCAACCGGCCCATCGTCGGCGTGACCGCCCATCTCGGTGCATGGGAGCTCTTCTCGGGGCTCCTCGGGCAATTTGATGCATCCCGTCCGCGGATTGTGGTCGTCCGGCGGCAGGGCAATCCCACACTCAACGCCCTCATCATGCGCCTTCGCAGCGCCCGGGGGGCTGAGGTCATCGAACATCGCGATGCCGCACGCAAGGTGTTGCGGGGATTGAAGCACAACGGCATGGCGGGCTTTCTCGTCGACCACAATTGCAACAGGCGCGAAGCCGTCTTCCTGCCTTTTCTCGGCAAGCAGGCTGCGGTCAATGTTGGCCCGGCATTGCTCGCCTTGCGGGCTGAAGCCGAAGTCTGGCCCATCTTCCTTGTCCGGGAAGATGACCGCTATGTGCTGCGTTTCAGTTCGCCTCTGGATACCAGACTCGTATCCGGAGAAAGAGCACAACGAATCGAGACAGTGGCGGCATTCTACACTCAGGCTGTCGAAGAGCATGTCCGAGCCTTTCCCGAACAGTGGTTCTGGATGCATAAACGGTGGAAGACAAGGCCCGTAGCCTCTGAAGCCCCGAAAGGGGCTAAAGCCCCAGAAGAGAAAGACCTCTCGGTCTAGCCCTTGATTGGCATCGGGCGCACACGAGGCAAAGAGCCCTTTGGCTGCCTTGCTAGTGCCCGGTGCCTGTCCTTCAGTATTTCCAAGTACTAGCCGCCCCTGTAGCAAATACGACATGAAACCCATGATTGCAGTAGGTTAGCGATGTCGGCGTTCCGCAAAAGTTAACATAATTTACATTATGGGACATGCAGGGGCCTGTCTCGGGCTCGCCTGCACCGGAAACTTGTCGGCAATCCGATGCGATCCAATCGCTTGTTCGGATTCAAAAAATACGAGGCGAACTCCCCGCAGCGGATTGTCACGCTTTCGCATACAGAATCTCCACGCGCTTTGCCTTGGCAGCCAGAACATGTGTCTCCGTGAGTCTGCACCGCGGACACTTCTGGACATGCGAGTGCACGTCAATCCGCCCATGCCGCACTCTGCCGCCGACCATACCAAGCCCCCCGCACGACTTTCGGGGGCACAAGAGACCAAGCCTGCGGCGGAGGCCTCTTCTGGAGACACCGTTGCCTCGCGATAAGGGACTTGCGTTCTTTTCCGCTCTGTGTTTATAAAAGTGAACAAAGAGGTCGTATGGGAACCAATTTCGACAGATTCTATGCCCGCGTCATGCAGGCGACTGACATAGCAACACAACAGGCGCTGGCAGCGGCACTTGGTGTGAATCGTTCCGCCGTGACCCAAGCCAAGAATCGAGACGCGATACCACAGAAATGGATACTCCAGCTGGCACGAGCCTATCACCTCGCCCCCGACTGGCTTGAATTCGGCAAGGGCAGGCAGCACCAGCCCCCCACCAGTTTGCACGACCCCGAAACGGTCCTCGTTCCCAGAGTCAAGGCTGTTCTCAGTGCAGGGGGCGGCTCACTCGATGTTTCCGGGGGTGTCGTTGAAAACCTGCCATTCCGGTACGATTGGCTGGCAAGGCGCGGACACCCGGCGCACATGGTCCTCATGAACGTCACAGGCGACAGCATGGAACCAGGCATCAGGCACGGTGACACCCTGCTCATCGACCAGTCGCATGTCACAGCCCAGACAGGTGGTGTCTACGCTTTCGGGTATGAAGACTCCATTCTCGTCAAACGCTTTGGCAGAGACGCAGACGCCATCCTTCTACTGAGTGACAACACGGCGTATGCGCCCATACGCATCCGGGGCGATGAGGCAGACCTGCTCCATGTCATCGGCAAGATCGTATGGCTTTGCCGCGCGGTGCAGTGAGGCCTTTTTTCAGGCCCACCATGTTAACTTTTAGCAACACGAGATACAGGAGAACATCATGCAACAGCGCTTCTGCCCTTGTGGCCAACCGGTATGGGTTCTGTACATCACCCGCGAACGCGGCTGGCGCTCATTCTTCTACGCCAGAGGCCTTCAGACGGGACGCCGTGTCGAAACCTGCCCCCATTGCGGCGCCCCCCTCGACATCCACCGTCTGCGCTAGGTGCGCAATGGATGTTGCAACCGCCACGGCGTATGACCGCTTGAGTCTGCGCCGTGGTCTTTCTCTCGCCAATCCTCTTGAGTCCCCCCTGCCCCGCCAGGCGTCCCAGTGCAAGGCACCAGTGCTGCTGCCCATGCGCGGGGCGACGACATCGGATTTCGAGCCTTTTTACTTCTCTGCGACGAGTCCACAAAAAGAAAAAGGATTGCAGCGGCCAGCTACAATCCTTTCATCTTTCATTGGTGCCGAAGGAGGGACTCGAACCCTCACGGGATTTCTCCCACTACCCCCTCAAGATAGCGTGTCTACCAATTCCACCACCTCGGCACTGTTACAACACTAATTGGCCTTGGGAGCCTCCGTTGCCGGGGCTTCAGGCTGCGCAGCAGGTGCCGCAGGCGCGGCGGACTTCTGCGGGGCGACTTCTTCGAACTTCACGTCGATGATGCTGGACTCGTCGGACTTGTGCGAGCTGGTCATGTAGTTGTAGCTCAACGACGTGATGATGAAGAGAACTGCGAGAAAGGCGGTAAGCTTTGCCAGCAGGCCACCAGCACCGGTGCTGCCGAACACGGAAGCGTTGCCGCCGCCGAAGATGACGCCCATACCCTCTTTGCCGGACTGGAGAAGAACCAGAACGACAAGAATCAGACAGGCAATCACATGAAGGGTCAGAACAAGATTCTGCACCGTACTTTCCTCCTCGGACGGAACGCGCGGCTACGCGTCATGCCAGAATGATGCGGCTGAAGCTGACAGCCTGCAAAGAAGCGCCTCCTACCAGCAGACCGTCGACATTGTCAAGAGAAAGTAGTTCTGCGGCGTTGTCAGGCTTCACGCTGCCCCCGTACAGGATGCGTATGGCGGCACCGTCGCGACCGTAACGGGCTTCGAGTAGCGAACGGACAAGAGCGTGAGCCTCGACGACTTCGGCAGGCCCCGCCACCTTGCCCGTACCGATAGCCCATACGGGTTCGTAGGCCACCACAAGCGACTGGGGTACATAGGTCGCGTCGACATCTGCAAGCCCGACCTGCAGCTGATGCGCCAGCACGTCTTCAAGCCTGCCAGCCTCACGTTCATCAAGCTTTTCGCCGATGCACAGTACCACACGCAGTCCGGCCTTCAGGCTGAAAGCCGTCTTGCGCGCGACCGTCTCGTCGTCCTCACCGAGAATATGACGCCGTTCAGAGTGCCCGGTGAGCACCCATCCGCATCCGGCATCGAGCAACATGCCGGGTGCGATTTCGCCGGTGTAGGCCCCTTCGGTAGCCGGGTAGACATCCTGCCCGCCGATGGCAAACCCCTCGACGTCCTTGAAGGTGTCATGAAGGGCATGGAGCGCCGTGAAGGGGGGGCACACGAGCACCTCACGGTCTGCGGGCAGTGACCCGGCGACGGCGGACACAAGTTCGCGTCCCGTAGCCCTAGCCTCGTCGATGGTCTTGTACATTTTCCAATTGGCGGCGATGAGCTTCTTCATGGCTACGGCTCCGTTTCTGTTATGCGGTGCAGGCATCGCTGCCGTCCGCAAGGTCACACTCGAAGATGAGAGCGTCTTCTCCGGTATCCTGATAGTAGTGCGGGCGCACCCCGATACGTCTGAAGCCGAGGGCTTCGTAAAGTCCGATGGCAGGAGTGTTGCCCGTGCGAACCTCAAGGACGGCCCTCGTTATGCCCATTTTGACAGCCACCTGCAACAGGATGCCGAGCAGCCGACGCCCCAGCCCGTGCCTGCGCCGGTCCGGATGCACCGCGATGTTGAGTATTTCAAGTTCTCCTGCGGCGTGGTACACGGCAGCATAGGCCACGATACGCTCTTGGTCGCGCAGGGCGAACACCGAGAATATACGCTGTTCGAAAGCGAGAAGAAACTGTTCTTCGCTCCACGGGGTGCTGAAGCACGCCTGTTCAAGGGCCGCCACCTCCCCCATGTCTTCACGGCCCAGCCGGACGAACGTTGCGGACTGCGCGCCACGAGACGTGTCACCAACCATATCCCTTTCCTTGCGTGTGCTCATGTCCGACACCACTGAATACATCGAAGTCACGGATGATCAGGACAGACCCCTTGTCATCATGCCCACGAACGAAGCCGGCAGGCAACGTCTGCGCCGCCGGGTCGTGCTGGTGGCACTCTATGACAGCCGGGGAAGGCTGTGCCTGCAACGCCGTTCGCCGCACAAGCTCATCCATCCCGGATGTTGGGACCTTTCAGCCACCGGGCATGTCAGGGCGGGCGAGTCACGAGACGAAGCCGCCCTGCGTGAGTTGTCCGAAGAACTGGCCGTGACTGGGGTACGGTTGAGGCATATCGCGACTCTCGCGGCTTCGCAGGCGACAGCCAACACCCACGTCACCCTCTTCGAGGCTTCAGGCTATCGAGGGCTGCCGATTCCGTGCACCGACGAGGTCACCGAAGTGACCTTTACAGACGCCGACGAACTTCAGGGCCTTATCACCCATTTCCCCGACCTGCTCACCCCCGCCCTTCTATGGGCGGCACAGCACGGTCATCTCTTCCCTTCCGTCACCAGAAGCGACACCATGTCCTGATGCACCAGACCGTTGGTGGCAAGCAACGCCCTGCCGAAGCCATAGGCCGTGCCGTCGAATGACGTGACGGCCCCTCCCGCCTCCTCGACCAGCAACCACCCGGCTGCCGTGTCCCACGGCTTGAGGTCGTCTTCGTAGAAGGCTTCGTAGCGTCCGGCGGCCACATAGGCGAGGTCCACAGCCGCGGCACCGCAGCGGCGCACGCCACGCGCCTCGACGAGCACACGCCGTAACCTGTCGACGACCTCATCGACCTTCTCCGAGATGGTGTACGGAAAACCGGTAGCCACCAGCGATTCGGCAAGGGGCATCCTGCGCGAGACGTGCACCGGTTCCCCGTTGCACCACGCGCCGCCCCCTCGTGTGGCCCAGAAGGTCTCACCCATGACGGGGATGTCGACGACGCCGAGGGCGACCCCGCCGTTGCGCCACAACCCGATGGACGTGGCGACGAAGGGCACCCCATGCGCGAAGTTGGTGGTGCCGTCGATGGGGTCGATGATCCAGCAGTCTTCACCGGGGGTGAGGCTGCTTGCGCTTTCTTCGGCAACGAAGGTCGACCCCGGCAGAACCTGTTCGAGACGAGCCTTGAGAAAGGCCTCGACGGCCATGTCGGTATCGGTGACGAGGTCTATGCGCCCCTTGAGGCGTACATTGCGGGGGCGCTTCCAGTGCTCGCGGACAAGGTCGCCACTTTCGCGGACGACGTCAAGCACACGGTGCAGAAGCTCCGTTTCGGGGATGGACATGATCCGCTCCGGGGGAAATCAGTTGATATAGACGCGGCTGAAGAACTTGCGGTCGTCCAGTGTGCGTCCTGTACCCCGCACCACGGTGGTGAGGGGGTCTTCGTCGATGATGACCTTGAGCCGGGTCTCGCGTGCGACGAGGGCGTCAAGCCCCTTGAGCAGCGAACCGCCTCCTGCGAGCAGCAGGCCGTTGCGGGCGATGTCACCTGCGAGTTCGGGAGGGGTCTTCTCAAGGGCGCGCCGTATGGCCGTGAGGATGACACGCACGGGTTCACGCAGTGCCTCGCGGATATGTCCGTCGCTCACACGCACGACCTTGGGCGTGCCCGTCAGCATGTCCTTGCCGGAGACCTCCATCAGAAGCTGTTCCGGCAACGGAAAGGCCGAACCGATGGACATCTTGATGCGCTCGGACATGTTCTCGCCGATGAGGAGTTGGAACTCCTCCTGAAAATACCGCTGAATGGCATGATTCATGGCGTCGCCCGCCATGCGCACCGATTCGGCATATGCAATGGCGGACAGGGAGATGACCGCAACTTCGGTCGTGCCACCGCCGATGTCCACGACCATGCTGCCCAGAGGCTCATGGATGGGCAGGTTGGCACCGATGGCAGCCGCCATGGGTTCTTCGACAAGACGCACGTCACGCGCCCCGGCTTGCGTCGCCGATTCGATGACAGCACGCTTCTCGACCTGAGTGATGCCCGTGGGCACACAGATGACGATGCCCGGCTTGACGATATTGAAGCCCTTGATGACCTTGCGGATGAAGAACTCGATCATCTGCCGGGTCACCTCGAAATCGGCGATGACCCCATCCTTCATGGGGCGTATGGCCCTGATGCGCTGCGGCGTACGACCAAGATATTCCTTGGCTTCACGTCCGACAGCCAGCACCGAGTTGCGTTCGGTCTCGATGGCGACCACAGACGGTTCGTTGAGGACGATACCGTCGGCACGGGTGAACAGCAGCGTGTTCGCCGTGCCAAGGTCCATGGCGAGGTCCTTGCCCAGAAAACCGAACAGCTTGCGCAGCATCAGGCATCCTCACCCGTGTCGACAGGCTCTGCAGGGGCGGCGAACACGGGAATGCGCCGCTCTACCTGTGCCTGCGGCAAGGTCTGGCGCAGGCGGTTGCGAAGATACAGGTTCTCGAGGAACAGTGCGAGATGATCGACGCACATGCGCACGAAGTCGCGCATCTCGTCCGGCATGCGACGAGGTTCGGTCTGGGCAAGGCACAGGACACCGCGCGTGACCTTGTGGATGATGACAGGCAGACACATCACCGAGGAGAAGACGGGCATGTGCACCCCCTTGCCGAACAGCGCGGCGACGGGGGAACCGTCGGTACCTTCCGAGAAGACAGGGGCGTCGTTGCGGAACACCCAGCCGACGATGCCGTTGCCCATGGGGAACGTCGGCACGTCCCCATCGCCAAGCAGCATCTGACGGCTTTCGCCTTCGATGGCGTAGTTTTCGCCCGTACCGTCCCGTGATGCGAAGACACAATATTCGAAACCGGTGGTTCCGGCGACGATCTTCAGGAAATGATGCAGAAAAAGAGGCCATTTGGTGTAACGGCCCCGCAGTTCATGGACGAGTGACAGGCTGGCGAAGTATTGTGCTACAGACTCCTGACGGCACTCGCGACTACCTTCGAGATGGATGCCCGCGAGCAGTTCGGTGAACAGGTGCAGCACCTTCTGGTCCTTGTCGGAGAAGGAGTACTGGCGCTTGCTGTCGATGCACAGCGCACCGCCCCCCCGCACCGGGCACCCCATGAAAGCCTTGATGGTCGCCTCTTCGTTGCTACGGTAGTAGCCGAGGTGGCTCTGGCGCTGATCGAAGTTGTTGACCAGCAGGGGTTGGCGATTACGGAGTATCCAGCCGACAAGCCCCTTGCCCGGGGCTATGGAGGTTCCTTCCGCGACCATGTCGCCAAGGCTGAACGAGGCGGCTATGGGATAGACCTCCGCATCGTCACCGGGAAGGAAGAGGACAGCCGAATAGGCATCAAAGACACTGCAGACGATACCGAGAATATGTTCGTAGCACTGGCGGGTGTTCATATCCATTTCCCTGCCGCGACCGGGTCGGGCGGGTCTATGTTATCGGATAACGGTGGTCTTGCCACCGGGTGGTGCGCTTCGTCCATTGCTTTAACAAAGCCATACGTTCTACCGCAACAGGCTTTTCAGCCGTCCCGACGTCGGAATGCCAACAATGCCAAGCCAGCACTGCACGACCGGGTATTCTGTTTACGGTAGAATTTTTCACGAAAAAAAAATAGGCTTTATGTCCGGGGGGCGAAGTTTCGTCCGGAACATAAGGAGCGTCATGAAAACCACGTGGAAGAGCCTCTTCAGCAAAAGCGACTTTCCCTGCCGGGAGGACGGCAGTGTGCCGACTCCCCTGCAGTTGGGCACACTCGGGGAATTGCGGCGCTTTCTCGACGTGGTCCACATACGGCACTGCCTTGTCCGCCCCTACTTTGAAACCGAGGACTATCCGCTCGTCGAAGCACGCGAACTGTTGCCATCGTTCGAATCCGACATGTGGGAATACAAGCAACTGCCGGGATTCAGCCTCGTGGCGCTGGCTCGCCCCCTCAGCTATTTTCAGGAGATATTCCAGTTCGACATCCTGCACCCGGTTCTCGACTCGGCCAGCGTAGCCGAAGGGGCCTCGTGCCCCCTTGAATCACATGTCATCGCCCGCAACGTGCAGACCATGCAGATGCGCCTTCCCAAGGCGATGCAGGAGTCTTTCAGGCAGCGCTTCTCGCGCATGGACACCTCCGTCCCCGACTACTATGGCACGCTCACGCCCTACCTGCTTGCCATGGACAGGGGGCAGGTCTTCGCCCATGACGGATTCGGGCACTTCCATCTCGCCGGTGTGTACGCCTCCTTCCCCTCCGACCTCGACAATGAGATCAAGAGATTCGGTCTGCGTATCGGAAAATTCGCCGTGGGCGACGATGACATGTACGAACGCAACAG
This window encodes:
- a CDS encoding pseudouridine synthase, whose protein sequence is MKHDSPRQGDSRSTRQHTSPRKRAAVPHVPAPQAGTSPDEVEDGGTRLNKALSGAGVCSRRQADTLIAGGKVRVNGEVVTEMGRRVFPATDRIEVEGRLLACGEALNRHRHTYVMLNKPVQVVSTVRDPQGRTTILDILPDDLKTVRLYPVGRLDFFSEGLLLLTDDGDLTHRLTHPKWHLPKYYRVLVREDIPPAALTAMRSGMTLAEGDRVAPVEAYIIDRSEYGVELEMVLHQGINRQIRRMCRDLGLTVLRLLRIQQGPVELGNLSRGACRRLEDHEVKALRKAAGLS
- the yedF gene encoding sulfurtransferase-like selenium metabolism protein YedF; protein product: MPEITLNCQKLPCPQPVLRCKALLDTEAPARCTVTVDNAPASENVARFLTSRGYDTSVHADPEGLWNIIAVRKDSAVAPSCDCEVMDARGIAAIAGTAEMPQKVTVFITSETLGSGDDVLGGKLMANFLATLPELGDELWRIVCVNGGVRLATREHPAVTHLNKLEAMGVDILVCGTCLDHFGLLSEKAVGQTTNMLDVVTSLQLATKVIRP
- a CDS encoding ABC transporter ATP-binding protein — its product is MGEPSTTQRASLPLLRRIGRYFLPHKVSIALSMGCMAIVSATTAGTAYLIKPALDDIFINKDEQALLLVPAFFIVLTALKGFGRYFQNYFMNYAGLRVIESLRDQLFTKIIHLPMRFYEDSQIGLLMSRIINDVSMIRDSLPSTVMIVRQILTMVGLIGVVFYQNAELATWAVLVLPLALYPFIYFGRKLRKLGRRNQEKLADISVILQEVFSGIRVVKAFATEKEEAHRFDAENQRLVKLTLKQICVSELSSPVMELIGALGIGLVILYGGHEVISGKTTPGTFFSFMAALVMLYDPIKSLSMANREVQRALVGAERVFEILDAEDLCIETSGDLKFNRDFKEVCIKDVSFAYADGSPALRDINLCVRAGERVAIVGPSGAGKTTLVNLIPRFYEPSSGCIEIDGVPLQDFDLADLRRSISVVSQDAFLFNLSVSDNITYGTPNVGAGRIEAAAHAAFAHEFVQQLAQGYDTVLGERGVKLSGGQKQRLTIARALLKDAPLLILDEATSALDSQAERIVQKALDNLMENRTSIVIAHRLSTVLNADRIVVMEDGRVVDQGPHAELLGRCELYTRLYSIQFGQEKADADRIDGTSEEKLEA
- a CDS encoding lysophospholipid acyltransferase family protein is translated as MKLPPSLICPPLLALYRVWCRTLNFEEEGRAAVDVLWQERKPMVFALWHDELFPLMHVRRELEIVTVVSQSRDGEYLARVLQGLGLHTARGSSSRGGVKALLQAARMMQKQNLCGCVTVDGPRGPRHRVKEGAIFLAHRAKAPIVPIRLFMSRTKVFAKAWDKFQLPLPGSDVRVVFGAPYHTAENALESPRLEDERQRLEAKLEALA
- a CDS encoding lysophospholipid acyltransferase family protein translates to MNRSASSFVLSALSGFASLAGKASFEGLATFGDRMGDLMWYAMPGRRQYTTQTIIERLGVPADRAEQLARASFRHNARSFLEILHVHRFGFEDRGGRLHIAQPDLFDALLRSNRPIVGVTAHLGAWELFSGLLGQFDASRPRIVVVRRQGNPTLNALIMRLRSARGAEVIEHRDAARKVLRGLKHNGMAGFLVDHNCNRREAVFLPFLGKQAAVNVGPALLALRAEAEVWPIFLVREDDRYVLRFSSPLDTRLVSGERAQRIETVAAFYTQAVEEHVRAFPEQWFWMHKRWKTRPVASEAPKGAKAPEEKDLSV
- a CDS encoding LexA family transcriptional regulator, producing the protein MGTNFDRFYARVMQATDIATQQALAAALGVNRSAVTQAKNRDAIPQKWILQLARAYHLAPDWLEFGKGRQHQPPTSLHDPETVLVPRVKAVLSAGGGSLDVSGGVVENLPFRYDWLARRGHPAHMVLMNVTGDSMEPGIRHGDTLLIDQSHVTAQTGGVYAFGYEDSILVKRFGRDADAILLLSDNTAYAPIRIRGDEADLLHVIGKIVWLCRAVQ
- the secG gene encoding preprotein translocase subunit SecG; translated protein: MQNLVLTLHVIACLILVVLVLLQSGKEGMGVIFGGGNASVFGSTGAGGLLAKLTAFLAVLFIITSLSYNYMTSSHKSDESSIIDVKFEEVAPQKSAAPAAPAAQPEAPATEAPKAN
- the tpiA gene encoding triose-phosphate isomerase; the protein is MKKLIAANWKMYKTIDEARATGRELVSAVAGSLPADREVLVCPPFTALHALHDTFKDVEGFAIGGQDVYPATEGAYTGEIAPGMLLDAGCGWVLTGHSERRHILGEDDETVARKTAFSLKAGLRVVLCIGEKLDEREAGRLEDVLAHQLQVGLADVDATYVPQSLVVAYEPVWAIGTGKVAGPAEVVEAHALVRSLLEARYGRDGAAIRILYGGSVKPDNAAELLSLDNVDGLLVGGASLQAVSFSRIILA
- the rimI gene encoding ribosomal protein S18-alanine N-acetyltransferase, whose product is MVGDTSRGAQSATFVRLGREDMGEVAALEQACFSTPWSEEQFLLAFEQRIFSVFALRDQERIVAYAAVYHAAGELEILNIAVHPDRRRHGLGRRLLGILLQVAVKMGITRAVLEVRTGNTPAIGLYEALGFRRIGVRPHYYQDTGEDALIFECDLADGSDACTA
- a CDS encoding NUDIX hydrolase gives rise to the protein MSDTTEYIEVTDDQDRPLVIMPTNEAGRQRLRRRVVLVALYDSRGRLCLQRRSPHKLIHPGCWDLSATGHVRAGESRDEAALRELSEELAVTGVRLRHIATLAASQATANTHVTLFEASGYRGLPIPCTDEVTEVTFTDADELQGLITHFPDLLTPALLWAAQHGHLFPSVTRSDTMS